A region of the Kineococcus endophyticus genome:
TAGCGTTCTCGGGCTACCGCCGCAGTGACCTCACACCACACCTCCACCACCTGCGCCGCCCCGGCAGCCTCCACACCGGTGCGGGCGAAGTCGAGGTCTCTGGGTCGGAACCACCACGACTCCACGATGACCTCTCCCTCGATGGCCGCCGCCATCGCCCATACCGTGTTCATCGCCACCGCGCCCAACTGGCCAGAGCTCATCGCGCCGTCGGCGATCAGCGCCAGCGCCTCCTTGACCGCGTCCTTCGACAGCAGCGGCCAGCCAGAGGCCTCCTTCATCTGCTCGGCCAGAGTGGTCTTACCCGCGCCGGGCAAGCCGTTGACGAGGATGAGGGCGCTGGCCACGCGCTCACCCTGGCAGAGTCAGCAACGCGGCGGGAGCCCCAACGATCTTCCGGTCATCCCGCGGTGCGCGCGGAG
Encoded here:
- a CDS encoding AAA family ATPase — protein: MASALILVNGLPGAGKTTLAEQMKEASGWPLLSKDAVKEALALIADGAMSSGQLGAVAMNTVWAMAAAIEGEVIVESWWFRPRDLDFARTGVEAAGAAQVVEVWCEVTAAVARERYASRHRAAVHDDGARLVTDFDRWAAEGVPLEIGSVLRVDTGGPVNVGELVARLREAVSL